In the genome of Neovison vison isolate M4711 chromosome 4, ASM_NN_V1, whole genome shotgun sequence, the window CCTTAACACGTTGTAGGTATTAAGGGTGTGTTTGTTAAATAACTGAACTTGATAGATTTTAATGTCTTCGAATTATTTTGGCTTTACCAAAAAGTTTATGATGGACTGGAACCTGACTGAGATGTGAGGAGAAGCCCCTAGGCAGGTTACTTTCTCAGGGGCATGTCCTTACCTTCCCCCTCAAAAAGACTCCGTTCAGGAAGGTTTTTGGTCCCTGGACTGTGGCACGGGGATTGTGCGATGTACCTGGCAAaagtaaaaggttttattttagaagaggtCAAAACTTGAAGGAGTTCTCTTGGATTAGTCCAAGAAGCAAGACTAGCTCTGCAGCCATGGAGTTTACAGTGTAAATATGCTTGGAGATTCTGTTGCAGAAGAACATCTACTGGTCCCTGTCTCCCTGACTGGCTGAGCCTCACCCTTAGTTTCATGGGAAGATAGAAGTCAGGACTAGGAGCATGCATATCCCAAAAGGCTGTAGATTAATCTCACCTCTCTTCCCTTAGTATCCAGAGACCTTCAAGAAGTGAAGACTCTACTGCTCTGCAGAGGAGAGGGGTCCTTTCAGCCATGAAGCCTGTGTTGAACCTCTATCTCTTAGGTGTGGTGCTGACCCTGCTCTCCATCTTCGTTAGACTGATGGAGTCCCTGGGGAGCTTACTGCAGAGCCCGCTGCCTGGGAGCTCCTGGACCGCCAGAGGTCAACCAGCCAGCACCGAGCCCCCAAGGGTGTTCCAGACCATCCATCCAGAGGGGTGTGATAAGCCCTCTCTCCACCAGCTGTAACCTTGGAACAGGCAGGTGTCCAGTTCCTAGGCAGGAAAGCTCAGAACCTCGGTGTTACCAGAACTGTTACCAGGCCCATGAAAGGCCTCCACCTGGATGCTTCTTGCCCTGGAAGAAGAGCCTGTCTAATATACAGGTGTTAGTGGGTTGCCTGTGACTGCGATGGAATGCTTTCCCTGTTCTCCCCAGGGTCTGCTGTACGTGCTGGTATCCTTAGCAACATGGCTCTGATGCCTCTTAGGGACTTGTGCTTCATATTCAGCTGTTGGGAGATGGT includes:
- the HILPDA gene encoding LOW QUALITY PROTEIN: hypoxia-inducible lipid droplet-associated protein (The sequence of the model RefSeq protein was modified relative to this genomic sequence to represent the inferred CDS: inserted 1 base in 1 codon); translation: MKPVLNLYLLGVVLTLLSIFVRLMESLGSLLQSPLPGSSWTARGQPASTEPXKGVPDHPSRGV